The Desulfovibrio legallii genome includes the window ATGGCCGTTTCGTTGTCCAGTCCGCTGTAATCGGCAGCGCCTGAAAACAACTGCTGTATCTGCATGCGCATGGTCACTATGTCCTGTTCCAGAGACACGACCTTGCTTTTGGAAAATCCGGAGTTCAGATACACGGCCGCGCCGGCGATGACGACCAGAGTAATTAACAGGCCGCCAAGCACTTCCATCATATTCATTACAGAATCCCCATCGTTTGCGTTGAAATCTGTGATTGCAGATCCATGACCGACATGGCGATCAGAACCATCTGTCCTATAATCAGCAGTAAAAATATTATATTGAGCATTCGCGCCTTGCGCTGGATTGCGGCAATGCCTTCCTGAAGCCAGTCGCGGGCAAAATCCTGAAGCTGATCCTTGAAGTGCGGCAGACCGGCAAAGACGCGGAAGTCGTCAATCAGCTCCCGGTCAGGGAAATCCAGACCGCAAAGGTACATGGCCTCGCCGATGTTTTCCCCACGCCCCACCTGGTCGTTGATGGCCAGGATCCGTTCGCGCAGGTATGGGCTGGTGTTTTCAGAGGCCAGTTGCGTATGGAGGATGTGTGAAAGCTGCATGCCGGAACGCATCAGCGTCGCCAGCGTGAACAGCCAGACGCCCCCTACGGTCAAGCGGTACATGGACCAGGGCGGCAGCCTGTCGGCCAGCCTGCGGAGCGGTCCGGTCCAGAGCGGCAGCGTGAGCACGAGCGCGACGCAGCCGCCAGTCAGCAGAACAAGCACCAGCAGGCCGCCCCAGGACGCCGTAAATGCGCTGACCACATACAGGCCACGCGCAAATCCGGTCCACTTGTCAGGATCGGACAACTGCGCAAGCTCCGGCATAACGTACAAGGAAACCACGGCCAGCATGCTCGCCGCCAGAAACAGCAGGAAAAGCGGATAAGTCAGAGCGCTGGCCACCGCCCCCACGATCTTGCGCCGGGCATCCAGCAATTCGGCCGCCATGAGCAGACCATCCTGCAGCTTGCCGGCCTTCTGGCCGGAGGCGATCAGCATAATCTCTTCCGGCGAGGCAAATCCGGTCAAG containing:
- a CDS encoding type II secretion system F family protein, producing MNIQESIARLSFNAPMRVRTWKKLAMQARYGQPLKDSLRSLRDQAQRRNPTLAGIFGRILEHISNGHNLGTALTGFASPEEIMLIASGQKAGKLQDGLLMAAELLDARRKIVGAVASALTYPLFLLFLAASMLAVVSLYVMPELAQLSDPDKWTGFARGLYVVSAFTASWGGLLVLVLLTGGCVALVLTLPLWTGPLRRLADRLPPWSMYRLTVGGVWLFTLATLMRSGMQLSHILHTQLASENTSPYLRERILAINDQVGRGENIGEAMYLCGLDFPDRELIDDFRVFAGLPHFKDQLQDFARDWLQEGIAAIQRKARMLNIIFLLLIIGQMVLIAMSVMDLQSQISTQTMGIL